In a single window of the Agrobacterium vitis genome:
- a CDS encoding polyprenyl synthetase family protein: MGAVIPLGDKKNKQASVQPLVDLTRNGMERVNQLILSKAGSDVQMIPEVANHLISSGGKRLRPMLTLASAAMFGYEGEGHIKLATSVEFMHTATLLHDDVVDESDLRRGKSTARMIWGNQASVLVGDFLLGQAFRMMVEVGSLEALDVLSTAASVIAEGEVLQLSVAKNMETTEDDYQSVIRAKTAALFAAAAEVGPIVAGTDKGARNALKSYGMNLGLAFQLVDDALDYGGKVADLGKNTGDDFREGKITLPVILAYRRGNETERGFWREALEGGRHDDANLEKAMGLITKYNGLSDTVARAIHYGDVARDALAPVPDGVWKDALMDVIDFCIERVS; encoded by the coding sequence TTGGGCGCAGTGATACCGCTTGGTGACAAGAAAAACAAACAGGCCTCGGTGCAACCTCTGGTGGACCTGACCCGCAACGGCATGGAGCGGGTCAATCAACTGATCCTGTCCAAGGCAGGCTCCGATGTCCAGATGATTCCGGAAGTCGCCAATCACCTGATTTCCTCCGGTGGCAAGCGCCTGCGGCCGATGCTGACGCTGGCCTCTGCCGCGATGTTCGGCTATGAGGGCGAAGGCCATATCAAGCTCGCCACCAGCGTCGAATTCATGCACACCGCCACCCTGCTGCATGACGACGTGGTCGATGAGAGTGATCTGAGACGCGGCAAATCCACCGCCCGGATGATCTGGGGCAACCAGGCCAGCGTGTTGGTCGGCGATTTCCTGCTTGGCCAGGCCTTCCGGATGATGGTCGAGGTCGGCTCGCTGGAAGCACTGGATGTGCTGTCGACGGCAGCCTCGGTGATTGCCGAGGGCGAAGTGCTTCAGCTTTCTGTCGCCAAGAACATGGAAACCACCGAGGACGATTACCAGTCCGTCATTCGTGCGAAGACTGCGGCGCTGTTTGCCGCTGCTGCCGAAGTCGGTCCTATCGTGGCCGGAACGGACAAGGGCGCACGCAATGCGCTGAAATCCTACGGCATGAATTTGGGCCTGGCCTTCCAGCTGGTCGATGACGCCCTGGATTATGGCGGCAAGGTCGCCGATCTCGGCAAGAATACCGGTGACGATTTCCGCGAGGGCAAGATCACCCTGCCGGTCATTCTCGCCTACCGACGCGGCAACGAGACCGAGCGGGGCTTCTGGCGCGAAGCGCTCGAAGGCGGCAGGCATGACGATGCCAATCTGGAAAAGGCCATGGGGCTGATTACCAAGTATAACGGTCTTTCCGATACGGTGGCGCGGGCCATTCACTATGGCGACGTGGCGCGCGATGCCCTGGCGCCGGTGCCTGACGGCGTCTGGAAAGATGCCCTGATGGACGTGATCGATTTCTGCATCGAACGGGTCAGCTAG
- a CDS encoding ribonuclease HII encodes MPKRSPSNMPDLFTLPLTGPDFSLEESFRAKGCWPVAGTDEAGRGPLAGPVVAAAVILDPNAIPDGLNDSKKLTATRREALFIQILATATVSIASSGSDHIDRRDIRKASLDAMRRAAAGLSIAPAHLLCDGRDVPPGLICGGTAVIKGDARSLSIAAASIIAKVMRDRMMTRAALVFPQYGFDAHAGYGTKVHQQAIADHGPCPLHRMSFSPLRISDERTRNESVSGSE; translated from the coding sequence ATGCCAAAACGTTCTCCATCCAACATGCCCGATCTTTTCACCCTGCCCCTGACCGGACCGGATTTTTCGCTGGAGGAGAGTTTCCGCGCCAAGGGTTGCTGGCCTGTGGCCGGCACGGATGAAGCAGGGCGAGGCCCGCTGGCCGGGCCGGTGGTGGCAGCAGCCGTCATTCTTGATCCCAACGCCATTCCTGACGGTCTCAACGATTCAAAAAAACTTACGGCGACCAGACGCGAGGCGCTTTTTATTCAGATCCTGGCAACGGCCACGGTCTCCATCGCCTCCTCAGGCTCCGATCATATTGACCGCAGGGATATCCGCAAAGCCAGCCTCGACGCCATGCGCCGGGCAGCAGCCGGGCTTTCGATCGCCCCCGCCCATCTGCTTTGCGATGGCCGGGACGTTCCTCCTGGGCTGATCTGTGGCGGTACGGCCGTGATCAAAGGCGACGCAAGATCGCTTTCCATTGCCGCCGCATCGATTATTGCCAAGGTCATGCGAGACCGGATGATGACGCGCGCCGCCCTGGTCTTCCCTCAATACGGCTTTGATGCCCATGCGGGCTACGGCACCAAGGTCCATCAGCAGGCCATCGCCGACCATGGTCCCTGCCCCCTTCACCGGATGAGTTTCAGTCCTCTGCGCATATCGGATGAACGGACGCGAAATGAGAGTGTGTCAGGTTCAGAGTGA
- a CDS encoding AtpZ/AtpI family protein: MDDQERELERRRSHLGAKLAAKDLRTGEEAAQDERAQASRKGYAQAMKLSSEFLSAIIVGIILGFLIDHFAGTSPWGLIVLLLLGFCAGVLNVLRAAGKVASPHPADRSSNGKGK, translated from the coding sequence ATGGACGATCAGGAAAGAGAATTGGAACGGCGTCGCAGCCATCTCGGAGCCAAGCTGGCTGCGAAGGATCTGCGGACGGGGGAAGAGGCCGCACAGGACGAGCGGGCACAGGCAAGCCGAAAAGGCTATGCCCAGGCCATGAAGCTCTCCAGCGAATTCCTTTCCGCCATCATCGTCGGTATCATTCTGGGTTTCCTGATCGATCATTTTGCAGGAACCTCGCCTTGGGGGCTTATCGTCCTCCTGTTGCTGGGGTTTTGCGCCGGTGTGCTGAACGTGTTGCGTGCGGCAGGAAAAGTGGCTTCGCCCCATCCTGCGGATCGCAGCTCGAACGGCAAAGGGAAATAA
- a CDS encoding F0F1 ATP synthase subunit C: MEAEAAKFIGAGLACFGMAGTALGLGNIFGSYLSGALRNPSAADSQFGRLVFGFAVTEALGIFSLLVALLLLFAV, encoded by the coding sequence ATGGAAGCGGAAGCAGCAAAGTTCATCGGCGCAGGTCTGGCTTGCTTTGGCATGGCCGGCACGGCTCTCGGCCTTGGCAACATTTTCGGCAGCTACCTGTCGGGCGCACTGCGCAACCCGTCTGCCGCTGACAGCCAGTTCGGCCGTCTGGTATTCGGCTTCGCCGTTACGGAAGCTCTGGGCATCTTCTCGCTGCTCGTAGCCCTCCTGCTCCTGTTCGCTGTCTGA
- a CDS encoding tetratricopeptide repeat protein — protein sequence MRQIFAKRFLSGTALLLLVSFSGGVLPSFLGSPVAMAAETAKQEVDGFDLDEVDTLSGAYLAARTANTDRDFATAVTLYEKALRFEPQDLEIRESLMLSLLMAGRFEEGAKYANELRKDQAVERITAIVRGLEAIKGKKYRTAEKILAYKGPNDLDRLTNALLTAWAKMGAGRGKEALADLDKMKGPDWYGIFKNYNAGVMAAAIGDETKARSYLSGVITDREGGATAPDTFLRAVMALATLEAKTGNKQKALDALAAGDEVLNNYPPFKAMRERIEKGEVPKPQVATADEGAASVLFSIGGALNRQGTQDTVALYLQLSRALDPDSADTLIMLGGIAEGNKQTDLAISLYKQVPAESPMRRISEMQLGLALAETGKVEESKAHLKSLIASDPQDIRSYLAYGSVLSDAKDYTEMAANYDKAAEILGSAPGKNQWPVFFQRGIAYERLKKWDQAEPNFRKALELNPQQPQVLNYLGYSWVDMNRNLQEGLEMIKKAVELKPDDGYIVDSLGWAYYRLGRYDEAVEELERAVQLKAGDATINDHLGDAYWRVGRKLEATFQWRQVLAFKPEPELIATVQEKLEKGLPDLPAGPGAAEVTPPVTPAPAPTPTPQTPDQPEKKS from the coding sequence ATGCGGCAGATCTTTGCCAAACGCTTCCTCTCGGGCACAGCGCTCCTGCTTCTGGTGTCCTTCAGCGGGGGCGTTCTCCCGTCCTTCCTGGGTTCCCCAGTGGCGATGGCGGCAGAAACGGCAAAACAGGAGGTCGACGGCTTCGATCTCGATGAGGTCGATACGCTGTCCGGCGCGTATCTTGCGGCCCGCACGGCCAATACCGACCGCGATTTCGCCACCGCCGTGACCCTCTACGAGAAGGCGCTGCGTTTCGAACCGCAGGACCTGGAAATCCGCGAAAGCCTGATGCTGTCGCTTCTGATGGCTGGCCGCTTCGAGGAAGGCGCGAAATATGCCAACGAGCTGCGCAAGGATCAGGCCGTTGAGCGCATTACCGCCATTGTCCGCGGTCTTGAGGCTATCAAAGGCAAGAAATACCGCACCGCGGAAAAAATCCTTGCTTATAAAGGGCCGAACGATCTCGACCGGCTGACCAATGCGCTTCTGACCGCCTGGGCGAAAATGGGCGCCGGGCGTGGCAAGGAAGCCCTTGCCGATCTCGACAAGATGAAAGGCCCGGACTGGTACGGTATTTTCAAGAATTACAATGCTGGCGTGATGGCTGCCGCCATTGGCGACGAGACCAAGGCCCGCAGCTATCTGAGCGGCGTTATCACCGACCGCGAGGGCGGCGCGACTGCACCCGACACGTTCCTGCGTGCGGTCATGGCCCTGGCAACGCTGGAAGCCAAGACCGGCAACAAGCAGAAGGCACTCGATGCGCTGGCGGCCGGCGACGAAGTGTTGAACAATTATCCGCCCTTCAAGGCGATGCGCGAGCGGATCGAAAAGGGCGAGGTTCCCAAGCCGCAGGTGGCCACTGCCGATGAAGGGGCAGCTTCGGTGCTGTTTTCAATCGGCGGCGCTCTGAACCGCCAGGGAACCCAGGACACGGTGGCGCTCTATCTGCAATTGTCGCGGGCGCTCGATCCTGACAGTGCCGATACGCTGATCATGCTGGGTGGCATTGCCGAGGGCAACAAGCAGACGGATCTGGCCATTTCCTTATACAAGCAGGTGCCCGCCGAATCGCCGATGCGGCGGATTTCCGAAATGCAGCTGGGTCTGGCGCTGGCCGAAACCGGCAAGGTCGAGGAATCCAAGGCCCATCTGAAATCGCTGATCGCCTCCGATCCCCAGGATATTCGCTCCTATCTGGCCTATGGCAGCGTGCTGTCGGATGCCAAGGACTACACCGAGATGGCCGCCAATTACGACAAGGCGGCGGAAATTCTTGGTTCCGCCCCCGGAAAGAACCAGTGGCCGGTATTTTTCCAGCGCGGCATTGCCTATGAACGCCTGAAGAAATGGGACCAGGCCGAGCCGAACTTCCGCAAGGCGCTGGAGCTCAACCCCCAGCAGCCGCAGGTTCTCAACTATCTCGGCTATTCCTGGGTGGATATGAACCGCAATCTCCAGGAGGGCCTGGAGATGATCAAAAAAGCCGTCGAGCTGAAGCCTGATGATGGCTATATCGTCGATTCGCTCGGCTGGGCCTATTATCGGCTGGGCCGATATGACGAGGCGGTCGAGGAATTGGAGCGCGCCGTGCAGTTGAAGGCCGGTGATGCGACCATCAACGACCATCTGGGCGATGCCTATTGGCGGGTTGGCCGCAAGCTGGAAGCCACGTTCCAGTGGCGTCAGGTCCTGGCGTTTAAGCCGGAACCGGAACTGATCGCCACGGTGCAGGAAAAGCTGGAAAAGGGACTGCCAGACCTGCCTGCCGGACCGGGTGCAGCCGAAGTCACGCCGCCAGTCACCCCGGCGCCCGCACCCACACCCACACCGCAGACGCCAGATCAACCTGAAAAGAAATCCTAG
- a CDS encoding F0F1 ATP synthase subunit B, with protein MFVTPAYAEEVPAAAETHTETGVPAEAGHGRGVFPPFDHSTFPSQLLWLVITFGLFYILMQRVIVPRVGGILENRHDRIAKDIDEASRLKAEADAEVETYEKELTAAKAKGNQIASAARDAAKAKAAADRAAVEAELSSKVAAAEASIAAIKSKAFAEVDTIATETVAAIVEQLTGANVTAADAQSAVAAGKRG; from the coding sequence ATGTTCGTTACCCCCGCCTATGCCGAGGAAGTCCCGGCAGCGGCTGAGACCCACACGGAAACCGGCGTTCCCGCGGAAGCCGGACATGGACGAGGCGTATTTCCGCCCTTCGACCATTCTACCTTCCCATCGCAGCTGTTGTGGCTGGTCATCACCTTTGGCCTGTTTTACATTCTGATGCAGCGGGTCATCGTGCCACGCGTCGGCGGTATCCTCGAAAATCGTCATGACCGTATCGCCAAGGATATCGACGAGGCCAGCCGCCTGAAGGCGGAAGCGGATGCCGAAGTCGAGACCTATGAAAAAGAATTGACCGCCGCCAAGGCGAAGGGCAACCAGATTGCCTCTGCGGCGCGCGATGCTGCCAAGGCCAAGGCTGCCGCCGACCGCGCTGCTGTCGAGGCTGAGCTGTCCAGCAAGGTTGCTGCGGCGGAAGCCAGCATTGCAGCGATCAAGTCCAAGGCATTCGCCGAGGTTGACACGATTGCTACGGAAACCGTTGCCGCCATCGTTGAGCAGCTGACCGGTGCAAATGTCACCGCAGCAGATGCGCAATCGGCTGTTGCCGCTGGCAAGAGGGGCTGA
- a CDS encoding 4-(cytidine 5'-diphospho)-2-C-methyl-D-erythritol kinase, whose protein sequence is MTVFREIAAAKINLALHVTGRRDDGYHLLDTLVTFAEHGDVITVETARQDEFTLSGRFAGPLQSEDPAGNLVIRARDLLRTATLAKGLPAPPVAIALQKNLPIASGIGGGSADAAATLRALQQLWDSHLEPAALEDLALKLGADVPMCLASTSLRATGIGEELTRLPTLPRFGILLANPLQAVSTPAIFKAMTRRDNPAIDPLPTLAEQDPWTETLRRLRNDLQPAAETLCPHIAELSRMIEATGALVTRMSGSGATCFGLYPTYEAAAAAEKLLLTERPDWYFQASQTL, encoded by the coding sequence ATGACGGTATTTCGTGAAATTGCAGCGGCAAAGATCAATCTTGCCCTGCATGTCACGGGCAGACGGGATGATGGCTACCACCTTCTCGATACGCTCGTGACATTTGCCGAACATGGCGACGTGATCACCGTTGAAACGGCCCGACAGGACGAATTCACCCTGTCGGGGCGCTTCGCAGGCCCGCTTCAGTCGGAAGATCCGGCTGGAAACCTGGTTATCCGGGCGCGGGATCTGTTGCGGACAGCCACTCTGGCCAAGGGCCTGCCCGCTCCGCCCGTTGCCATCGCCCTTCAGAAAAATCTGCCGATTGCGTCCGGCATCGGTGGCGGTTCAGCCGATGCCGCAGCCACGCTGAGGGCTTTACAGCAGCTATGGGACAGCCATCTTGAGCCAGCCGCCCTGGAGGATCTGGCCCTAAAGCTGGGAGCGGATGTGCCGATGTGCCTTGCAAGCACATCATTACGCGCCACGGGAATTGGCGAGGAATTGACACGCCTTCCGACCTTGCCACGCTTCGGCATCCTGCTCGCCAATCCGTTGCAGGCAGTGTCGACACCGGCAATCTTCAAGGCGATGACCCGACGCGACAACCCGGCGATTGACCCGCTGCCAACTCTAGCGGAGCAAGACCCGTGGACAGAAACGCTCCGCCGACTGCGCAATGATCTGCAACCCGCAGCCGAGACCTTGTGCCCGCACATTGCCGAGCTTTCCCGGATGATTGAGGCGACCGGCGCGCTTGTCACCCGGATGTCCGGCTCCGGCGCCACCTGTTTCGGCCTTTATCCCACCTATGAAGCCGCAGCCGCTGCTGAAAAACTGCTTCTCACGGAGCGGCCTGATTGGTATTTTCAAGCGAGCCAGACTCTATAA
- a CDS encoding glycosyltransferase family 2 protein: MLTVIIECRDQESELAQTLTTLVAGAVEGIICDVVVLDHGSSDGTSRLADAAGCRFHMIWDLRDVVAAARGEWLLLVEPGARPSSGWIEEVAEYVALNSAPARFSPSRHHKRPFFRRFTRRGPPLEHGFLLRKSQAQSLVKTGMKLADLVVGLRGRALSSEMVPAWAVRQARA; the protein is encoded by the coding sequence ATGTTGACTGTTATTATCGAATGCCGCGATCAGGAAAGCGAATTGGCGCAAACCTTGACCACCCTTGTCGCCGGGGCGGTGGAGGGGATTATTTGTGACGTGGTTGTTCTGGATCACGGGTCCAGCGATGGGACGTCGCGGTTGGCCGATGCGGCGGGCTGCCGATTTCACATGATCTGGGATTTGCGAGACGTGGTTGCGGCAGCCAGGGGCGAATGGTTGCTGCTGGTCGAGCCAGGCGCTCGACCGTCTTCAGGATGGATCGAGGAAGTGGCGGAATATGTGGCGCTGAACAGCGCGCCGGCCCGATTTTCACCGTCACGACACCATAAACGTCCGTTTTTCCGACGCTTCACCCGACGCGGTCCGCCGTTGGAACATGGATTTCTGCTGCGAAAGAGCCAGGCTCAATCCCTGGTCAAGACGGGCATGAAGCTGGCCGATCTGGTCGTGGGCCTGAGGGGCCGGGCGCTGTCGAGTGAAATGGTGCCTGCCTGGGCGGTCCGTCAGGCACGAGCTTAA
- a CDS encoding DUF2007 domain-containing protein — protein MHELIRTNDAVLLSFAQSLMKDAGIESLIADQSMSILEGSLGLLPRRFLVEPSRADEARRILIDAGLGAELRDGAA, from the coding sequence ATGCATGAACTCATTCGCACCAATGACGCCGTTTTACTGTCCTTTGCCCAGAGCCTGATGAAGGATGCCGGTATCGAGAGCCTGATCGCCGACCAGTCGATGAGCATTCTGGAAGGATCGCTCGGCCTTTTGCCGCGCCGTTTTCTGGTTGAGCCGAGCCGGGCGGATGAAGCGCGGCGCATCCTGATCGATGCCGGTCTTGGCGCGGAATTGCGCGACGGCGCGGCATAA
- the moaB gene encoding molybdenum cofactor biosynthesis protein B yields the protein MPGLDETRTFIPLGFAVLTVSDSRTLTDDRSGDVLVERIETAGHQLIDRAIVTDDADRIANQVRAWSQSQDVDVIITTGGTGFTGRDVTPEAVEPLFDKRMDGFSAVFHRISYDKIGTSTIQSRATAGLANGTFVFVLPGSPGACKDGWDGILAQQLDYRYRPCNFVEIMPRLAEHLKRDKA from the coding sequence ATGCCCGGACTGGACGAAACACGCACTTTTATTCCCCTCGGCTTCGCCGTTCTAACGGTGTCGGACAGCAGGACATTGACCGACGACCGCTCCGGCGATGTGCTGGTCGAGCGGATCGAAACGGCCGGGCATCAGCTCATCGACCGCGCCATTGTCACCGACGATGCCGACCGGATCGCCAACCAGGTGCGCGCCTGGAGCCAATCGCAGGATGTCGATGTGATCATCACCACCGGTGGCACCGGCTTTACCGGTCGGGATGTGACGCCGGAAGCGGTGGAGCCGCTGTTCGACAAACGGATGGACGGATTTTCCGCCGTGTTTCACCGGATTTCCTACGATAAGATCGGCACCTCGACCATCCAGTCGCGCGCAACAGCCGGGCTTGCCAATGGCACCTTCGTTTTCGTCCTGCCCGGCTCTCCCGGCGCCTGCAAGGACGGCTGGGACGGCATTCTCGCGCAACAGCTGGACTATCGCTACCGGCCCTGTAATTTCGTGGAGATCATGCCACGGCTGGCCGAGCATCTGAAGCGGGACAAGGCGTAA
- a CDS encoding F0F1 ATP synthase subunit A: MSNDPTHQFQIHKIVPIEIGGIDFSFTNASLFMVATVACAAGFLYFATSNRGLIPGRAQSVAEMSYEFVASMLREGAGSHGMKFFPMVFSLFMFVLTANLLGMMPYFFTITSQIVVTFALAIFVIGTVLVYGFYKHGLGFLNLFVPSGVPGALLLLVVPIEVISFLSRPISLSIRLFANMLAGHITLKVFAGFVASLGSLGALGVGGALLPLAMTVALTGLEFLVAFLQAYVFAVLTCMYLNDAIHPGGH; the protein is encoded by the coding sequence GTGTCAAACGATCCGACCCATCAGTTCCAGATCCACAAGATTGTTCCGATCGAGATTGGTGGCATTGATTTTTCGTTCACCAACGCCTCGCTGTTCATGGTGGCGACGGTGGCCTGCGCGGCTGGCTTCCTCTATTTCGCCACATCCAATCGCGGCCTGATTCCCGGTCGGGCGCAGTCGGTCGCGGAAATGTCCTATGAATTCGTGGCGTCGATGCTGCGGGAAGGGGCGGGCAGCCACGGGATGAAGTTCTTCCCCATGGTGTTCTCGCTGTTCATGTTCGTGTTGACCGCGAACCTTCTCGGCATGATGCCCTATTTCTTCACCATCACCAGCCAGATCGTCGTCACCTTTGCGTTGGCGATTTTTGTGATCGGCACGGTGTTGGTCTATGGTTTCTACAAGCACGGCCTTGGCTTCCTCAATTTGTTCGTGCCCTCTGGCGTCCCTGGCGCTCTCTTGTTACTCGTGGTGCCGATCGAGGTGATCTCGTTCCTGTCGCGCCCGATTTCTCTGTCGATCCGGTTGTTTGCCAATATGCTGGCAGGCCACATTACATTGAAGGTGTTTGCGGGCTTCGTTGCCTCGCTTGGCAGCCTTGGCGCCCTTGGCGTCGGTGGCGCGCTCCTTCCTCTCGCTATGACCGTCGCACTGACCGGTCTGGAGTTCCTGGTTGCCTTCCTTCAGGCTTACGTCTTCGCGGTACTGACTTGCATGTACCTGAACGACGCAATCCATCCGGGTGGGCACTAA
- a CDS encoding F0F1 ATP synthase subunit B, which produces MQYDATFFAFVGLVLFLALIAYLKVPGMMAKSLDARADNIRDELAEAKRLREEAQQLLAEYRTKRKQAEAEAQAIVAAAEREAAALTEEARQKTEEFVQRRNALSEQKIKQAETDAINAVRSAAVDLAISAAETLLKQKVDAQLQSGLFNSSVSEVKNRLN; this is translated from the coding sequence ATGCAATATGATGCAACTTTCTTCGCCTTTGTCGGCCTGGTGCTGTTTCTGGCACTGATCGCCTATCTCAAAGTACCGGGCATGATGGCGAAGTCGCTGGATGCGCGGGCAGACAATATCCGCGACGAATTGGCGGAAGCCAAGCGCCTGCGGGAAGAAGCTCAGCAATTGCTGGCCGAATATCGTACCAAGCGCAAACAGGCTGAAGCGGAAGCTCAGGCCATCGTTGCCGCCGCCGAGCGCGAAGCTGCTGCCCTGACGGAAGAAGCCCGTCAGAAGACCGAGGAATTCGTCCAGCGCCGCAATGCGCTGTCGGAACAGAAGATCAAGCAGGCCGAAACCGACGCCATCAATGCGGTTCGCTCAGCGGCTGTCGATCTTGCAATCTCGGCTGCCGAGACCCTGCTGAAGCAGAAAGTCGATGCGCAGTTGCAGTCAGGCCTGTTTAATTCGTCTGTAAGCGAAGTGAAAAATCGTCTGAACTGA
- a CDS encoding PA0069 family radical SAM protein — translation MTVLSDVRQAAFQPANTADIADALLVASGLRVDGARRRGRGAGLNPSGRFETRERQLEDDGWASLEDMPPFRTEVQVERPKTVITRNDSPDIPFDRSVNPYRGCEHGCIYCFARPSHSYMGLSPGLDFEARLFAKPDAPKLLERELSKPGYKPRTIAIGTNTDPYQPIEREWRIMRQLLEVLKEANHPVAIVTKSAMVLRDIDILSDMAEKGLAKVGISVTTLDRKLARTMEPRASTPSRRLEAIKALSEAGISTSVLVSPIIPALNDHEIERILDAAKAAGASEASYVLLRLPLEVSPLFRDWLLQHYPDRYRHVMSLVRSMRDGKDYDAEFGKRMKGTGPYAWQISRRFEIATKRLGMGRRSMQLRDDLFIPPMGNGVQLSLL, via the coding sequence ATGACCGTACTGTCTGATGTCAGGCAGGCTGCCTTTCAGCCTGCCAATACGGCGGATATTGCCGACGCGCTGCTGGTCGCCTCAGGGCTTCGGGTGGATGGCGCACGCAGGCGCGGACGCGGCGCGGGGCTCAATCCCTCCGGTCGTTTCGAGACGCGGGAGCGGCAGCTGGAAGACGATGGCTGGGCAAGTCTCGAAGACATGCCGCCGTTTCGCACCGAAGTCCAGGTGGAGCGGCCAAAGACGGTGATTACCCGCAATGATTCGCCGGACATTCCCTTCGATCGTTCGGTCAATCCTTATCGCGGCTGTGAGCATGGTTGCATCTATTGTTTTGCCCGGCCCAGCCACAGTTATATGGGCCTGTCTCCAGGGCTTGATTTCGAAGCCCGGCTGTTTGCCAAGCCGGATGCGCCGAAACTGCTCGAACGCGAACTGTCCAAGCCAGGCTACAAGCCTCGCACCATCGCCATCGGCACCAATACCGATCCTTACCAGCCCATCGAGCGGGAATGGCGGATCATGCGGCAATTGCTTGAGGTCTTGAAGGAGGCCAATCATCCGGTTGCCATCGTTACCAAGTCGGCAATGGTGCTACGCGACATCGATATTCTGTCCGACATGGCCGAGAAGGGTCTGGCCAAGGTCGGTATTTCAGTCACCACGCTGGACCGCAAGCTGGCCCGGACCATGGAGCCCCGCGCCTCGACCCCAAGCCGTCGGCTGGAGGCGATCAAGGCCCTGAGCGAGGCAGGAATCTCGACAAGCGTATTGGTGTCGCCGATCATTCCCGCCCTCAACGATCATGAAATTGAGCGTATCCTCGACGCAGCCAAGGCAGCCGGGGCATCGGAGGCGAGCTATGTGCTGTTGCGCCTGCCACTGGAGGTCAGCCCGCTGTTTCGTGACTGGTTGCTGCAACATTATCCTGACCGCTATCGCCATGTCATGTCGCTGGTGCGCTCGATGCGTGACGGCAAGGATTACGATGCGGAATTCGGCAAGCGGATGAAAGGCACTGGCCCCTATGCCTGGCAGATCAGCCGCCGTTTTGAGATCGCCACCAAGCGGCTCGGAATGGGCCGTCGGAGCATGCAATTGCGCGACGATCTGTTCATCCCGCCTATGGGCAATGGTGTGCAGCTATCGCTGCTGTAG